Proteins encoded by one window of Dryocola sp. LX212:
- a CDS encoding aspartate/glutamate racemase family protein: MTQHLIQVINPNTSVAMTDTIGEAARSVATPTSRIVAVCPTQGVESIEGHFDEVIAAVGVLEQIKLGKAQGASGHVIACFGDPGLLAARELATGPVIGIAEAAMHTATLVATRFSIVTTLPRTVIIARHLLRQYGFEHHCAALHAIDLPVLALEDGTGLAQQKVRERCIQAMREDNSGAIVLGCGGMANLAQELTAELGIPVIDGVTAAVKMVESLIALGFGTSKHGDLAYPNKKPLSGCFDMLS; encoded by the coding sequence ATGACGCAACATTTGATTCAGGTGATTAATCCCAATACCAGCGTGGCGATGACCGACACCATCGGCGAAGCGGCGCGCAGCGTGGCTACCCCCACCAGCAGGATTGTGGCGGTCTGTCCGACGCAGGGCGTGGAGTCTATAGAAGGGCATTTCGACGAGGTGATTGCGGCGGTAGGCGTACTGGAGCAAATCAAACTCGGCAAAGCGCAGGGTGCCAGCGGCCACGTCATCGCCTGCTTTGGCGACCCAGGCCTGCTGGCAGCGCGCGAGCTGGCAACCGGCCCCGTTATCGGCATTGCGGAAGCGGCTATGCATACCGCAACTTTGGTGGCGACACGTTTTTCCATTGTCACCACGTTGCCGCGCACGGTGATCATCGCCCGCCATTTATTACGTCAGTACGGCTTCGAACATCACTGCGCCGCGCTGCACGCCATCGATTTACCGGTGCTGGCTTTAGAAGATGGCACGGGTCTTGCTCAACAGAAGGTACGCGAGCGTTGCATCCAGGCCATGCGTGAAGATAACAGCGGGGCCATCGTGCTTGGCTGTGGGGGTATGGCAAACCTGGCGCAGGAGCTGACCGCCGAACTGGGGATCCCGGTTATCGACGGCGTCACCGCGGCGGTGAAAATGGTGGAGTCTCTTATCGCCCTCGGCTTTGGCACCAGCAAGCATGGTGACCTCGCGTATCCCAATAAAAAGCCGCTATCAGGCTGTTTTGACATGCTGAGCTGA
- a CDS encoding DUF4331 family protein, with the protein MCDHKLNINMIVLATLLACSGSAFASHHFESAAVLQDPTINQLDNYVFQSTRPNATVFIMDINPSPKNVPGGVFKPGAMYNIHISDDAHFKTGHTFSLIFDDKGNYTVHEIAAPNAPIGTKGKEIGNGEKDKSTKLSNGILVWAGVAKDPFFGNSPGLHILRDQLAKGSYDPNIWTSVKGKNIFTGRNCGAIVLDIPNKMLGKKIQVFMTTAVDKDASWKQVQYSAIPLFSHSMIFENEYLKAEHNQSRPDNSQDMKNFVSARTARASTFAHSQKEPQVYGDKVANMLVPDVITYKVGTPAKFSAASINGRSLSDDAMSAMLTLLIGQPTDQHIINQKLYTKNFPYLIPGELK; encoded by the coding sequence ATGTGCGATCACAAATTGAATATTAATATGATTGTTCTCGCCACCTTGCTCGCTTGTTCGGGTAGCGCTTTTGCCAGCCATCATTTCGAGTCCGCTGCCGTGCTGCAGGATCCGACAATCAATCAGCTCGATAACTATGTCTTCCAGTCTACCCGACCAAATGCAACCGTCTTCATCATGGATATTAACCCCTCCCCAAAAAATGTGCCTGGTGGCGTTTTCAAACCAGGCGCAATGTATAACATCCATATTTCTGATGATGCACATTTTAAAACCGGGCACACTTTCTCTCTAATTTTTGATGATAAGGGAAACTACACGGTCCATGAAATTGCAGCTCCTAACGCGCCAATAGGCACAAAGGGCAAGGAAATCGGTAACGGTGAAAAGGATAAAAGCACCAAACTGAGTAACGGTATTCTGGTCTGGGCTGGGGTGGCAAAAGACCCGTTCTTCGGCAACTCTCCGGGCCTACATATCCTGCGTGATCAGCTGGCTAAGGGGAGTTATGATCCAAATATCTGGACGTCCGTCAAAGGTAAAAATATCTTCACCGGCCGCAATTGCGGGGCCATCGTCCTTGATATTCCTAACAAAATGCTGGGTAAAAAAATTCAGGTCTTCATGACCACAGCAGTCGATAAAGATGCCAGCTGGAAACAGGTGCAATACTCGGCAATACCACTGTTCTCTCACTCCATGATTTTTGAGAATGAATACCTTAAGGCCGAGCATAACCAAAGCCGTCCTGATAATTCGCAGGACATGAAGAATTTTGTTTCGGCTCGTACCGCCCGCGCCAGTACCTTCGCACATTCTCAGAAGGAGCCGCAGGTTTACGGCGACAAAGTTGCCAATATGCTTGTGCCTGACGTTATCACCTACAAAGTAGGGACTCCCGCTAAGTTTTCAGCGGCATCAATCAACGGCCGGAGCCTGAGTGATGACGCAATGAGTGCTATGCTAACGTTACTGATTGGTCAGCCAACCGATCAACACATCATTAATCAGAAGTTATATACGAAAAACTTCCCGTATTTGATCCCAGGCGAGCTGAAATAA
- a CDS encoding cupin domain-containing protein, with product MNNVTYPKETIALNENEISTELASIFMADIIVPEGAKPLLERRMRCRVLECHPGKIIPLHSHKNRPALLYVLQGSGEEHSNKHPGTAIWKEGDCYAEYNDTEHWVKNRSDVIPLRVLTFDLLDDGPDSIDCENGC from the coding sequence ATGAATAATGTAACTTACCCAAAAGAGACTATTGCACTAAATGAGAATGAGATATCTACCGAATTGGCATCAATTTTTATGGCAGATATTATTGTCCCCGAAGGTGCAAAACCACTCCTTGAAAGAAGGATGCGCTGCCGAGTGCTTGAATGCCATCCAGGAAAAATCATCCCCCTGCACTCACATAAAAATCGCCCTGCATTGTTATATGTGCTTCAAGGTTCCGGCGAAGAGCATAGCAATAAACATCCTGGCACAGCTATCTGGAAAGAAGGTGATTGCTATGCAGAATACAACGACACAGAGCATTGGGTTAAGAATCGTTCCGATGTCATACCATTGCGTGTTCTGACATTCGATCTACTTGATGACGGCCCTGATTCTATAGATTGTGAAAACGGCTGCTAA
- a CDS encoding DUF4198 domain-containing protein has translation MTGSAFRIPKAVIKRFQQILGLLALCSSNAFAHDFWILPHDALTAKGNQVVFELRIGPGVPGKQTPRLPGLIETFNSWDALGQRKVAGHDGALVIGHLKTRVSGATIASLTTNGAKITLPADEFEDYLKEEGLGKIITARKDNGASDQPGSELFYRCAKALIFVDNKSEGYNKVIGLEHELVPVTEPLYYKPGTPYVVKLLSSSQPLANLQVKAELNTTPPIILRATTDEQGLASFILPQKGEWLFSSVDMDTSPLEDADWKSIWASITLPVAEGDAA, from the coding sequence ATGACAGGATCGGCATTCAGGATACCTAAAGCAGTTATTAAACGTTTTCAGCAAATTTTGGGACTGCTGGCCCTGTGCAGCAGCAATGCTTTCGCTCATGACTTTTGGATCTTGCCCCACGACGCACTTACAGCCAAAGGCAATCAGGTTGTTTTTGAATTACGCATAGGGCCAGGTGTCCCGGGTAAACAAACCCCTCGCCTTCCAGGTCTTATTGAAACATTTAATTCCTGGGATGCGTTAGGGCAGCGGAAAGTCGCTGGCCATGATGGCGCGCTGGTGATTGGACATCTTAAAACTCGAGTTTCAGGGGCGACTATTGCTTCGCTCACCACTAATGGGGCAAAAATCACGCTACCCGCAGATGAATTTGAGGATTACTTAAAGGAAGAGGGATTAGGTAAAATTATCACTGCTCGTAAAGATAACGGTGCTTCAGACCAGCCTGGAAGTGAACTTTTTTACCGCTGTGCTAAAGCGCTTATTTTTGTCGATAATAAAAGTGAAGGGTACAACAAAGTTATCGGACTCGAGCATGAACTCGTACCCGTCACCGAACCGCTGTACTACAAGCCGGGTACCCCTTACGTCGTTAAATTATTATCGTCTTCCCAACCATTAGCCAATCTGCAAGTTAAAGCAGAATTAAACACTACACCGCCGATTATCCTGCGAGCCACTACCGACGAGCAAGGTCTTGCCAGCTTTATTTTGCCGCAAAAGGGTGAATGGTTATTTAGTTCTGTCGATATGGATACTTCGCCGCTTGAAGACGCTGACTGGAAGAGTATTTGGGCATCGATAACTCTCCCGGTGGCAGAAGGAGATGCGGCATGA
- the hpxZ gene encoding oxalurate catabolism protein HpxZ, whose amino-acid sequence MMRDNIDRPAILNEVRAAFYRYEQALISNDIAVLDELFWDDARTVRYGASENLYGIEQIRAFRNARPSQGLERLLDNTTITTYGDDMAVASTEFSRDGSEKIGRQMQTWVKFPYGWRIVAAHVSLMV is encoded by the coding sequence ATGATGCGTGACAATATTGACCGCCCGGCGATCCTCAACGAAGTTCGCGCGGCGTTTTACCGCTATGAGCAGGCGTTGATCAGCAACGATATCGCCGTGCTCGACGAGCTTTTCTGGGACGATGCCCGCACCGTGCGCTACGGCGCATCCGAGAATTTGTACGGCATTGAGCAGATCCGTGCTTTCCGCAATGCCCGTCCATCCCAGGGGCTGGAGAGGCTGCTGGATAACACCACCATCACCACCTACGGCGATGATATGGCGGTGGCCAGCACCGAATTTTCCCGCGACGGCAGCGAGAAAATTGGCCGCCAGATGCAGACCTGGGTGAAGTTCCCGTACGGCTGGCGCATCGTGGCGGCGCATGTCAGTTTGATGGTCTGA
- a CDS encoding NCS1 family nucleobase:cation symporter-1 has product MPNVEHATTLVDNLNAGYSPRLCNEDLAPTRNQNWSWYNIFSFWMSDVHSMGGYVVAASFFTLGLASWQVLLCLLVGICIVQLCANLVAKPSQMAGVPYAVICRQAFGVFGANIPAVIRGLIAFAWYGIQTYLAANALMLVMLKFWPSLAPMTTGHFLGLSHLGWICFGIMWVLQAMVFWHGMNAIKRFIDIAGPAVYVVMMALAGWILYQTGFDGISFTLASKQLTSGEQAWQMLTATALVVSYFSGPLLNFGDFSRYGKSMKEIRRGNRWGLPFNFLLFSIVTVVIVSGTQSLFGRMITDPIETVSHVGNSLAMAIGLLTMITATIGINIVANFVSPAFDFSNCSPQKISFRTGGMIAAVGSVLLTPWNLFQSPELIHYTLDVLGSFIGPLFGILLMDFYIIKRSKVYVDELFNDTPQGRYWYKGGFNPKAIIALVPSVAVCLTISFIPSLHEIANFSWFIGAFMSAGCYRWLARAEKESDMVSYSGEVAVSKE; this is encoded by the coding sequence ATGCCAAACGTTGAACACGCTACGACTCTGGTCGACAACCTTAACGCTGGCTACAGCCCGCGCCTGTGTAATGAAGATCTGGCGCCGACGCGCAATCAGAACTGGTCCTGGTACAATATCTTTTCTTTCTGGATGTCCGACGTGCACAGCATGGGCGGCTACGTCGTCGCCGCCAGCTTCTTTACCCTGGGGCTGGCGAGCTGGCAGGTGCTGCTTTGCCTGCTGGTGGGAATTTGCATCGTCCAGCTGTGCGCCAACCTGGTGGCCAAACCTAGCCAGATGGCGGGCGTGCCCTACGCCGTTATTTGCCGCCAGGCCTTCGGCGTATTCGGTGCGAATATTCCGGCGGTGATCCGCGGGCTGATCGCCTTTGCCTGGTACGGCATTCAAACTTATCTGGCGGCGAACGCCCTGATGCTGGTGATGCTGAAGTTCTGGCCGTCGCTGGCGCCAATGACCACCGGCCACTTCCTCGGCCTGTCGCATCTGGGCTGGATCTGCTTCGGCATTATGTGGGTGCTGCAGGCAATGGTGTTCTGGCACGGCATGAACGCGATCAAACGCTTTATCGATATTGCCGGACCTGCGGTCTACGTGGTGATGATGGCGCTGGCGGGTTGGATCCTGTATCAGACGGGTTTTGACGGCATCTCCTTCACGCTTGCCAGCAAGCAGCTCACCTCCGGCGAACAGGCCTGGCAGATGCTGACGGCAACCGCGCTGGTTGTCTCCTACTTCTCCGGCCCGCTGCTCAACTTCGGCGACTTCTCCCGCTACGGCAAAAGTATGAAGGAGATCCGCCGAGGCAACCGCTGGGGGCTGCCGTTTAACTTCCTGCTGTTCTCGATTGTGACCGTGGTAATTGTCTCCGGCACACAGTCGCTGTTTGGCAGGATGATCACAGACCCGATTGAAACCGTCAGCCACGTGGGTAACAGCCTGGCAATGGCGATTGGCCTGCTGACGATGATCACCGCGACAATCGGCATTAATATCGTGGCAAACTTTGTTTCTCCGGCTTTTGATTTCTCTAACTGTTCACCGCAGAAAATCAGCTTCCGTACCGGCGGAATGATTGCCGCCGTTGGCTCAGTGCTGCTTACGCCGTGGAACCTGTTCCAGTCCCCGGAGCTGATTCACTACACTCTGGACGTGCTCGGGTCGTTCATCGGGCCGCTGTTCGGCATTCTGCTGATGGATTTCTACATCATCAAGCGCAGCAAGGTGTACGTGGACGAACTGTTTAATGACACGCCGCAGGGGCGCTACTGGTATAAAGGCGGGTTTAATCCGAAGGCAATTATTGCGCTGGTGCCGTCCGTCGCGGTTTGTCTGACGATAAGCTTCATCCCTTCCCTGCATGAAATTGCAAACTTCAGCTGGTTTATCGGCGCGTTTATGAGCGCGGGCTGCTACCGCTGGCTGGCTCGTGCGGAAAAAGAGAGTGATATGGTGAGCTACAGCGGCGAAGTTGCCGTGTCGAAAGAGTAG
- a CDS encoding carboxymuconolactone decarboxylase family protein, producing the protein MLKIMLSVLMIFSFYTDAYAQKNISQRDYNDVTFKVTRLGSNSTDYLKLPKEWAKDYGSDSTKLKYIDSKLAELVRLRVSQIDKCNYCVILHTKQTIKLAIPMAKVDSLSTWRQSDLFSSKEKAALNYAETLAELNYDNIQLAFDKLISTGFSQPEIEELTNTTLLMNIWSRIFMAQGKISTPPGQ; encoded by the coding sequence ATGTTAAAAATTATGTTATCTGTTCTGATGATTTTTAGTTTCTACACAGATGCTTATGCGCAAAAAAACATTTCGCAAAGGGATTATAACGATGTGACATTTAAAGTAACTCGTTTGGGAAGCAACAGTACTGATTATCTTAAATTACCAAAAGAATGGGCAAAAGATTATGGCTCAGATTCAACCAAATTAAAATACATTGATAGTAAATTAGCAGAACTGGTTAGATTAAGAGTTTCACAGATTGATAAATGTAATTACTGTGTAATTTTACATACTAAACAAACCATCAAACTAGCTATTCCAATGGCTAAAGTAGATAGTCTTTCTACATGGCGCCAAAGCGATCTATTTTCCAGCAAGGAGAAAGCAGCGTTAAATTATGCAGAAACACTTGCGGAATTAAATTACGACAATATCCAATTGGCTTTCGACAAATTAATCAGCACGGGGTTTAGCCAACCAGAAATAGAGGAGTTAACCAACACCACATTATTAATGAACATTTGGTCCAGAATATTTATGGCTCAAGGGAAAATTTCTACCCCTCCAGGCCAATAG
- the puuE gene encoding allantoinase PuuE has protein sequence MQAVPKTYNFTENYPRDMKGYGGKPPHAQWPGKARIALQFVLNFEEGGENHVLHGDSGSEQFLSDIIGAASFLDRHMSMDSLYEYGSRAGFWRIHNEFQKRGLTMTVFGVAMALARNPEIVAAIKAADYDVVSHGWRWIHYQNLDVATERQHMHQAIEILEDLFGKKPLGWYTGRDSPNTRRLVAENGGFLYDSDYYGDDLPFWSKVNCEDGSVKPHLIVPYTLDTNDMRFATAQGFNTAEQFYTYLKDSFDVLYEEGETAPKMMSIGMHCRLLGRPGRFRALQRFLDYVQQFDDVWICRRQEIAEHWVKTHPARLSGG, from the coding sequence ATGCAGGCTGTACCGAAAACCTACAATTTTACCGAGAACTACCCCCGTGACATGAAGGGCTACGGCGGGAAACCGCCCCATGCGCAGTGGCCGGGCAAAGCGCGAATCGCTCTGCAGTTTGTGCTTAATTTTGAAGAGGGTGGTGAAAACCACGTCCTGCACGGCGACAGCGGCTCGGAGCAGTTCCTGTCCGACATTATTGGTGCGGCGAGCTTCCTCGATCGCCATATGTCGATGGATTCGCTCTATGAATACGGCTCCCGCGCGGGCTTCTGGCGTATCCACAACGAATTTCAGAAGCGCGGGCTGACCATGACGGTGTTCGGCGTGGCGATGGCGCTGGCGCGTAACCCGGAGATCGTCGCCGCCATTAAAGCGGCCGACTACGATGTGGTCAGCCACGGCTGGCGCTGGATCCACTATCAGAACCTGGACGTTGCCACTGAGCGCCAGCACATGCATCAGGCGATAGAAATACTGGAAGATCTGTTCGGCAAGAAGCCGCTCGGCTGGTACACGGGCCGCGACAGCCCAAACACCCGCAGGCTGGTGGCGGAAAACGGCGGCTTTCTGTACGACAGCGATTATTACGGCGATGATTTACCGTTCTGGAGCAAGGTGAACTGCGAAGACGGCTCGGTGAAACCCCATCTCATCGTGCCCTACACGCTGGATACTAACGACATGCGCTTTGCTACCGCGCAGGGTTTTAACACCGCCGAACAGTTCTATACCTATCTGAAAGACAGTTTTGACGTGCTGTACGAAGAGGGGGAAACTGCGCCGAAAATGATGTCGATTGGTATGCACTGCCGCCTGCTGGGCCGCCCCGGACGCTTCCGGGCGCTACAGCGTTTTCTGGACTACGTGCAGCAGTTCGACGACGTGTGGATTTGCCGCCGTCAGGAGATTGCCGAACACTGGGTGAAAACCCACCCAGCACGTTTGTCGGGTGGATAA
- a CDS encoding beta-propeller fold lactonase family protein has protein sequence MVNFNKNKFYMLLISSIMISQNSYANGSDDFSGHHVYVNSNDAANKVIHYAQKKDGELVEISRLPTNGKGTAGYKKLTDQVSAPDALASSGALTLSKDHKLLFVVNTADNSVSSFSIQKDGQLKFIDVEATGESGNANTLSYNDKLNILYVGHSFGPDHIKAFKVSNGRLKLLKVTQTVNTPEAHDRVLSQIQVDPTNKFLLANVVFEKRPQKVNGKLQAFPSNTDIKDGLAVYPIQHDGNLGKPRFFDAGGPAPFGLRFMSERKGDFVNTLDSSPGLAVFNHIDENGNVQILSSAQSPAGEADENGKVGTCWVSYSVDGKVAYVSAFDIGEVISFRINGNNITTGKGKQGLLEKTDLSNDMHAIASGSPIGNWSSPNGYFYQLYPSAAKLIGYKMSGDELIRVGDNAIPLNSTQGIDGF, from the coding sequence ATGGTAAATTTCAATAAAAACAAATTTTACATGCTGCTCATTAGCTCAATCATGATTTCACAAAATAGTTATGCAAATGGATCTGACGACTTTAGTGGTCACCATGTTTATGTTAATAGTAATGACGCAGCTAACAAGGTCATTCATTATGCGCAAAAGAAAGATGGGGAATTAGTTGAAATTAGCCGATTACCGACTAATGGGAAAGGTACTGCTGGTTATAAGAAACTTACCGATCAAGTTTCAGCCCCGGATGCGCTCGCCAGTTCAGGTGCGCTCACCCTCAGCAAGGATCATAAGCTTCTATTTGTAGTGAACACCGCAGATAACAGTGTCTCTAGTTTTAGCATCCAGAAAGATGGCCAGCTAAAATTCATCGATGTTGAAGCAACCGGGGAATCCGGCAATGCAAATACATTATCATATAACGATAAACTGAATATTCTTTATGTGGGGCATTCCTTTGGACCCGACCATATAAAAGCATTTAAAGTCAGCAATGGACGTTTGAAGTTGTTGAAAGTGACACAGACGGTGAATACACCGGAGGCACACGACCGTGTTTTAAGCCAGATACAGGTGGACCCTACTAATAAGTTCCTTTTAGCGAATGTCGTTTTTGAAAAACGTCCGCAAAAGGTCAACGGAAAGCTTCAGGCATTTCCTTCTAATACCGACATAAAGGATGGCCTTGCCGTATACCCAATTCAACATGATGGTAATTTGGGAAAGCCGCGCTTCTTTGACGCCGGAGGCCCAGCACCTTTTGGGCTCCGGTTTATGTCCGAAAGGAAAGGAGACTTTGTTAATACTCTCGATTCTTCACCTGGCCTTGCGGTATTTAACCATATCGATGAAAACGGTAATGTACAAATCCTTTCTTCAGCACAATCACCGGCTGGCGAAGCTGATGAAAATGGCAAAGTTGGCACCTGCTGGGTCAGCTACTCTGTCGATGGCAAAGTCGCGTATGTTTCTGCCTTTGATATTGGTGAAGTGATTAGCTTCCGCATTAATGGCAATAACATCACCACCGGTAAAGGTAAACAGGGACTGTTAGAGAAAACAGATCTCTCAAACGACATGCATGCTATCGCGTCGGGTTCACCAATTGGAAACTGGTCATCACCTAATGGCTACTTTTACCAACTTTACCCGTCGGCGGCTAAATTGATAGGGTACAAAATGTCTGGTGATGAACTGATCAGGGTTGGTGACAATGCTATCCCATTAAACAGCACACAAGGTATTGATGGTTTTTAA
- a CDS encoding lactonase family protein, with protein sequence MKKMTLCAVLVSLSFNAAAKDITGGVYVATNNAAENSVVGYQQFSDGTLSKIGEFKTGGKGTGNVELFGLPYDPASGHTFKDGIDPLASSYGLWRSADNKNVLVVNAGDGTITSLHVEDDLSLKMVNKITAGDIKPNSIASFKNYVYVASMGKKVDDPSEGNIKAYTIDDTGRLSAMPNSLRKLSGRPASIEITPDGKYLVAVEITTGLIRSYAIGQDGVLSADPVSMIYSPQADKNRFFALPIGTKMTKAEGGNTTLLVTETRFIDSSHNFYKSTPEQKKKYPFIHLFQGQTGSVTSYNIDDKGKLTMVSPDVLAGSGIWGGQQAVCWVTVSKDGKYAWTTNPLTSSISTYSVNKDSSIKLDKELAYQEPGYGEYFLDMDMSADSKYVNVISGNTGKTFVFKIDEHNGGLTKVAAYPGSDKIHSYGIVTIPYQH encoded by the coding sequence ATGAAAAAAATGACGCTATGTGCAGTATTAGTTTCCCTTTCATTTAATGCTGCCGCTAAAGATATTACAGGTGGTGTATATGTTGCTACTAACAATGCTGCTGAAAACTCAGTGGTAGGTTATCAGCAATTTTCTGATGGAACATTATCAAAAATTGGTGAGTTCAAAACAGGAGGTAAAGGAACAGGAAATGTCGAACTTTTTGGCTTGCCGTATGATCCTGCATCCGGCCACACTTTTAAAGATGGTATTGATCCACTAGCGTCTTCCTACGGTTTGTGGCGTTCAGCAGATAATAAAAATGTTCTTGTCGTGAATGCGGGTGATGGCACAATTACTTCACTGCACGTCGAAGATGATCTCTCGCTTAAAATGGTTAATAAAATTACTGCGGGAGATATCAAACCGAATAGTATTGCATCGTTTAAGAACTATGTTTATGTTGCCAGTATGGGTAAGAAGGTTGACGATCCTTCCGAAGGGAACATCAAAGCTTATACCATTGATGATACTGGCCGTTTATCCGCAATGCCCAATTCGTTACGTAAGCTTTCAGGTCGCCCGGCAAGTATTGAAATTACTCCAGATGGTAAATATCTTGTCGCGGTAGAAATTACCACAGGGCTGATTCGCTCTTACGCGATTGGCCAAGATGGCGTATTGTCCGCCGATCCCGTTTCGATGATTTATTCACCACAAGCTGATAAAAATCGTTTCTTCGCATTGCCTATTGGCACCAAAATGACCAAGGCCGAAGGCGGCAATACCACACTGCTGGTTACCGAAACACGATTCATAGATAGTTCACATAATTTCTATAAGTCAACACCTGAACAGAAAAAGAAATACCCTTTCATTCATCTTTTCCAGGGGCAAACAGGTTCCGTCACATCTTATAATATCGATGATAAAGGGAAATTAACCATGGTATCCCCCGATGTACTCGCCGGTAGCGGTATTTGGGGTGGCCAGCAAGCTGTATGTTGGGTAACTGTTTCAAAAGACGGGAAATATGCCTGGACAACAAATCCGCTAACATCAAGTATCTCAACTTATAGCGTTAATAAGGATAGCAGTATCAAACTTGATAAAGAGCTAGCCTATCAGGAACCAGGTTATGGCGAATATTTCCTCGATATGGATATGAGCGCTGATAGCAAGTATGTGAATGTGATTAGTGGTAATACCGGGAAAACATTTGTCTTCAAAATTGATGAACATAATGGCGGCTTAACAAAAGTTGCGGCGTATCCTGGCAGCGATAAGATCCACTCTTATGGGATTGTGACGATTCCTTATCAACATTAA
- a CDS encoding RidA family protein, which translates to MEIKRIDSSPRMSQASLNGNLVVLSGQISEGHGVTEQAENLFRHIDELLRKAGTSKSKVIYANIFLTDMNNYELFNQVWDQWIDSENGQSPSRSAIQVARLANPEWQVEVQVFAGI; encoded by the coding sequence ATGGAAATTAAACGAATTGATTCCAGTCCACGTATGAGTCAAGCCTCATTAAATGGAAATTTAGTGGTGCTGTCAGGACAGATATCCGAAGGACATGGTGTAACCGAACAGGCCGAGAATTTATTCAGGCACATCGACGAACTTCTGCGAAAAGCAGGCACCAGTAAATCAAAGGTTATATATGCCAATATTTTTTTGACAGATATGAACAATTATGAGTTGTTCAACCAAGTATGGGATCAATGGATTGATTCCGAAAACGGGCAATCGCCCTCACGCTCAGCTATTCAGGTTGCTCGTCTGGCTAACCCCGAATGGCAGGTAGAAGTTCAGGTTTTTGCAGGAATTTAA